The Camelina sativa cultivar DH55 chromosome 14, Cs, whole genome shotgun sequence genome includes a window with the following:
- the LOC104740470 gene encoding ESCRT-related protein CHMP1A, with protein sequence MGNTDKLMNQIFELKFTSKSLQRQSRKCEKEEKSEKLKVKKAIEKGNMDGARIYAENAIRKRSEQMNYLRLSSRLDAVVARLDTQAKMATITKSMTNIVKSLESSLATGNLQKMSETMDSFEKQFVNMEVQAEFMENAMAGSTSLSTPEGEVNSLMQQVADDYGLEVSVGLPQPAGHAIPTKTEEKVEEDDLSRRLAELKARG encoded by the exons ATGGGTAATACGGACAAGCTGATGAACCAAATCTTTGAATTGAAATTTACGTCAAAGTCTCTGCAGAGGCAATCGAGGAAGTgcgagaaagaggagaagtCGGAGAAGCTCAAGGTGAAGAAAGCCATTGAGAAAGGTAACATGGATGGTGCTCGGATCTATGCCGAGAACGCTATTCGCAAGCGCAGCGAGCAGATGAACTACCTTCGTCTCTCCTCTCGCTTGGACGCTGTTGTTGCTCGCCTTGATACTCAGGCTAAGATGGCCACCATCACCAAATCTATGACTAACATTGTCAAATCCCTCGAATCTTCTCTTGCCACCG GCAACTTACAGAAGATGTCAGAGACAATGGACTCGTTTGAGAAACAGTTTGTGAACATGGAAGTTCAAGCTGAGTTCATGGAGAACGCAATGGCTGGCTCTACTTCATTGTCGACTCCAGAGGGAGAAGTTAACAGCTTGATGCAGCAAGTAGCGGATGATTACGGTCTTGAAGTTTCTGTTGGACTGCCTCAGCCTGCTGGTCATGCCATTCCTACCAAGACTGAAGAGAAAGTTGAGGAGGATGATTTATCCAGGAGACTCGCCGAGCTTAAAGCCAGAGGGTAA
- the LOC104740471 gene encoding D-3-phosphoglycerate dehydrogenase 2, chloroplastic → MAISSSCSSVKAVNTRWTSPSPSSSSRLSLLPTSIHRRYATNVKLTATSAAFKTVEQTTLTEDSKFSSAGSDSDQDIPTLPKPRILVAEKLGEAGVNLLRDFGDVDCSYELSPEDLKKKVAESDALIVRSGTKVTREVFEAAKGRLKVVGRAGVGIDNVDLQAATEHGCLVVNAPTANTVAAAEHGIALLASMARNVALADASIKAGKWERSKYVGVSLVGKTLAVMGFGKVGTEVARRAKGLGMNVISHDPYAPADRARALGVDLVSFDQAISTADFVSLHMPLTPATKKVFNDETFSKMKKGVRLVNVARGGVIDEDALVRALDAGIVAQAALDVFCEEPPSKDSKLIQHENVTVTPHLGASTKEAQEGVAIEIAEAVAGALKGELSATAVNAPMVAPEVLSELTPYIVLAEKIGRLAVQLASGGKGVQSIRVVYRSARDRDDLDTRLLRAMITKGIIEPISDSYVNLVNADFIAKQKGLRISEERMVVDSSPEYPIDSIQVQILNVESNFAGAVSESGDISIEGKVKYGVPHLTCVGSFAVDVSLEGNLILCRQVDQPGMIGQVGNILGEQNVNVNFMSVGRTVVRKQAIMAIGVDEEPNSKTLERIGGVSAIAEFVFLKL, encoded by the exons atggCAATTTCATCTTCGTGTTCATCCGTCAAAGCCGTCAACACACGGTGGACCTCTCCGTCGCCGTCGTCTTCTTCTAGACTCTCCCTCCTCCCTACCTCCATCCACCGCCGCTACGCAACTAACGTCAAGTTAACGGCAACAAGCGCCGCCTTTAAAACCGTAGAGCAAACGACGTTAACAGAGGATAGCAAATTCTCCTCCGCCGGATCTGATTCTGATCAAGACATTCCGACGCTTCCAAAGCCGAGGATCCTCGTCGCCGAGAAACTCGGAGAAGCCGGGGTGAATCTTCTCCGGGACTTCGGCGACGTTGACTGCTCTTACGAGCTTTCCCCTGAGGatctgaagaagaaagtggCGGAGAGTGACGCTCTGATCGTGAGAAGCGGAACTAAAGTGACGAGGGAAGTGTTTGAGGCGGCGAAGGGGAGGTTGAAAGTGGTGGGAAGAGCCGGAGTTGGGATTGACAATGTTGATCTGCAGGCTGCAACGGAGCACGGATGTTTGGTTGTTAATGCTCCCACAGCTAATACGGTGGCTGCCGCTGAACATGGAATAGCTTTGCTTGCTTCTATGGCACGTAACGTCGCTCTGGCCGACGCTTCTATTAAAGCCG GAAAATGGGAGAGGAGCAAGTACGTCGGCGTATCACTCGTCGGAAAAACCTTGGCCGTGATGGGTTTCGGTAAAGTCGGGACTGAGGTGGCGAGACGAGCCAAAGGTTTAGGCATGAACGTCATCTCGCACGACCCTTACGCGCCAGCTGACAGAGCCAGAGCTCTCGGTGTCGATCTTGTCTCCTTCGACCAAGCTATTTCCACCGCCGATTTCGTGTCTTTGCACATGCCTTTAACTCCGGCCACGAAGAAAGTCTTCAACGACGAAACCTTCTCTAAGATGAAGAAAGGTGTTCGTCTCGTTAATGTCGCTAGAGGCGGTGTTATCGATGAGGATGCTCTCGTTAGAGCTCTCGATGCTGGAATCGTTGCTCAGGCAGCATTAGATGTGTTCTGTGAGGAACCACCGTCGAAAGACAGTAAACTAATTCAACATGAAAATGTTACTGTCACACCTCATCTCGGAGCTAGCACAAAAGAAGCTCAG GAAGGTGTAGCCATTGAGATAGCAGAGGCGGTTGCAGGGGCATTGAAAGGAGAGTTATCAGCTACTGCAGTCAATGCTCCAATGGTGGCTCCTGAGGTCTTGTCTGAGTTGACTCCTTACATTGTCTTAGCTGAGAAGATCGGGAGGTTAGCTGTTCAGTTAGCATCTGGAGGTAAAGGAGTACAGTCCATCAGGGTTGTGTATCGGTCAGCTCGTGACCGAGATGATTTGGACACTAGGCTACTCCGTGCGATGATCACAAAGGGAATCATTGAACCGATCTCAGATTCATATGTCAACCTGGTGAATGCTGATTTCATAGCTAAGCAGAAGGGTCTGCGTATCAGTGAGGAACGAATGGTGGTTGATTCATCACCAGAGTACCCTATTGATTCTATCCAAGTTCAGATTCTGAATGTGGAGTCGAATTTTGCTGGTGCTGTCTCTGAATCTGGAGATATAAGTATCGAAGGGAAGGTGAAGTACGGAGTTCCGCATTTAACTTGCGTGGGATCATTTGCTGTGGATGTGAGCCTTGAAGGGAATCTGATACTGTGCAGGCAAGTGGATCAACCAGGGATGATTGGACAGGTTGGTAACATACTTGGGGAACAAAACGTGAATGTGAATTTCATGAGTGTTGGAAGAACAGTTGTGAGGAAACAAGCTATAATGGCGATAGGAGTTGATGAAGAACCAAACAGCAAAACACTCGAGAGGATTGGAGGCGTCTCTGCTATTGCAGAGTTTGTGTTTCTGAAACTATAA
- the LOC104740473 gene encoding LOW QUALITY PROTEIN: leucine-rich repeat receptor-like protein kinase PEPR2 (The sequence of the model RefSeq protein was modified relative to this genomic sequence to represent the inferred CDS: deleted 2 bases in 1 codon), with protein MRNLGLVQITLLCYLFLYSRTNSFVSCLNSEGLALLSLLEHFDKVPFKVASTWKKNTSETTPCGNWFGVSCGSSGNVEMLDLPASGVSGQLGSEIGELKSLVILDLSNNSLSGVLPSSLRNCTSLEFLDLSNNGFSGEVPDIFGSLKNLTNLYLDRNTLRGLIPPSVGELVNLVALSLTRNDLSGTIPESIGNCSKLKYLALNGNKLNGSLPVSLNLLENLGDLFVNNNSLGGRLHFGSSNCKKLVNLDLSYNGFQGGVPPEIGNCSSLHSLAIINCNLTGTIPSSLGMLNKVLSIDLSDNRLSGSIPQELGNCSSLETLKLNNNQLQGEIPPALGKLKKLQNLELFVNKLSGEIPIGIWKIQSLTQVLVYNNTLTGELPVEVTQLKHLKNLTLFNNSFYGEIPMTLGMNQSLEEVDLLGNRFTGEIPPYLCHGQKLRIFVLGSNQLHGTIPESIRQCKTLERVRLEENKLTGLLPEFPECHSLSYVNLKSNNFKGSIPRSLGGCKNLITIDLSRNKLTGLIPPELGNLQSLGELNLSHNHLEGPLPSQLSGCARMLYFDVGSNSLNGSVPSSFRSWKSLSTLVLSDNRFLGAIPLFLAELDRLSDLRIARNAFGGEIPSSVGLLKSLRYGLDLSGNDFTGEIPTAXYLCIQPPYSASAITRNEFKSCKGQAKLSTWKIALIAAGSFLSVLALLFAVFLVFRCCKRGAKKEDANNVLAEEEGLSLLLNKVLAVTDNLDDKYIIGRGAHGVVYRASLGSGEEYAVKKLNFAEHVRANQNMKREIETIGLVRHRNLIRLERFWMRKEDGLMLYQYMPNGSLYDVLHRRNQGEAIFDWSARFNTALGIAHGLAYLHHDCHPPIIHRDIKPENILMDSDMEPHIGDFGLSRILDDSKVSTATVTGTTGYIAPENAYKTVRSKESDVYSYGVVLLELVTGKRAVDRSFPEDTNIMSWVRSVLSSYEDDDDTAGPIVDPTLVDELLDTKLREQAIQVTDLALRCTDKRPENRPSMRDVVKLLTDLKDFVRSTSGSDQ; from the exons ATGAGGAATCTAGGGTTAGTCCAAATTACTCTGCTTTGTTATCTCTTTCTCTACTCCCGTACAAATTCTTTTGTCTCCTGTTTAAACTCTGAGGGTTTGGCTTTACTCTCGCTTCTCGAGCATTTTGATAAAGTCCCATTTAAAGTAGCTTCGACGTGGAAGAAGAACACATCTGAAACCACTCCATGTGGTAACTGGTTTGGTGTCAGTTGTGGTAGTTCTGGTAATGTCGAGATGCTTGATTTGCCTGCTTCTGGGGTTTCAGGCCAATTAGGTTCTGAAATAGGGGAGCTTAAGAGCTTGGTGATTCTGGATCTAAGTAACAACAGTCTCTCTGGTGTATTGCCTTCTAGTTTAAGGAACTGTACTTCacttgagtttttggatttgtctAACAATGGCTTTTCCGGAGAAGTTCCTGATATCTTTGGTAGCTTGAAGAACTTGACGAATCTCTATCTTGATCGTAATACTCTTCGTGGTCTGATTCCTCCAAGTGTTGGCGAATTGGTAAACCTCGTAGCTCTGAGTCTGACTCGTAATGACTTGTCTGGCACCATTCCCGAGTCGATTGGGAACTGCAGTAAGCTGAAGTATCTGGCTTTGAACGGGAACAAGTTAAATGGTTCTTTGCCTGTGAGTCTCAATCTACTTGAGAATCTTGGTGACTTGTTTGTTAATAACAACAGTCTTGGAGGGAGGCTTCACTTCGGTTCTAGCAATTGCAAGAAGTTGGTGAATTTAGATCTGTCTTACAATGGTTTCCAAGGTGGTGTTCCGCCTGAAATTGGCAATTGTAGTAGCCTTCACTCTCTAGCCATCATCAACTGCAACTTAACAGGTACAATACCATCATCCTTGGGTATGTTGAACAAGGTTTTGTCTATTGACCTTTCTGATAACCGTCTCTCGGGTAGTATCCCTCAAGAGCTTGGGAACTGTAGCAGCTTAGAAACCTTGAAGCTGAACAACAACCAGCTCCAAGGCGAGATACCTCCTGCATTGGGAAAGCTAAAGAAGCTACAAAACCTGGAGCTTTTTGTGAATAAGCTGTCCGGTGAGATTCCTATTGGCATATGGAAGATTCAGAGTCTGACACAGGTGCTCGTTTATAACAACACTCTCACCGGGGAATTACCAGTTGAAGTAACTCAGCTGAAGCACCTTAAGAATCTTACGCTGTTTAACAACAGCTTTTATGGAGAGATACCAATGACGTTAGGCATGAATCAGAGCTTAGAGGAGGTGGACCTTCTTGGTAACCGTTTTACAGGGGAGATACCACCCTATCTCTGCCATGGACAGAAGTTGAGAATTTTCGTCTTGGGTTCTAATCAGCTTCATGGTACGATACCAGAGTCTATTCGTCAGTGTAAGACCCTAGAGAGAGTCAGACTTGAAGAAAACAAGCTTACAGGTCTTCTTCCGGAATTCCCTGAGTGTCATAGTCTTTCCTACGTGAACCTCAAAAGCAACAACTTCAAAGGATCTATCCCGCGCAGCTTAGGAGGCTGTAAGAATCTCATTACCATTGACCTTTCTCGAAACAAACTCACGGGTCTGATACCTCCAGAACTGGGAAATCTGCAAAGCCTTGGAGAGTTGAATCTTTCACATAATCATCTGGAAGGTCCTCTGCCATCCCAGCTATCAGGTTGTGCGAGAATGCTGTACTTTGATGTAGGGTCAAACTCATTGAACGGTTCTGTTCCATCGAGCTTCAGAAGCTGGAAAAGCTTGTCCACTTTAGTTCTCAGTGACAATAGATTTTTAGGAGCTATTCCACTGTTCTTGGCTGAGCTTGACCGCCTCTCAGATCTGCGGATAGCTCGAAATGCTTTTGGAGGTGAGATTCCTTCATCGGTTGGCTTGTTAAAGAGTTTACGCTATGGCTTAGACCTTAGTGGCAACGACTTTACAGGTGAGATTCCAACCGCATT NTACCTCTGCATTCAGCCTCCTTACTCAGCAAGTGCCATAACCCGCAACGAGTTTAAATCTTGCAAAGGTCAAGCCAAACTTAGCACCTGGAAGATCGCCCTTATAGCAGCTGGATCCTTTCTATCTGTATTGGCTTTGCTTTTTGCGGTGTTTTTGGTCTTCCGCTGCTGCAAAAGAGGAGCCAAAAAAGAAGATGCTAATAATGTACTCGCCGAGGAAGAAGGTCTATCCTTGTTGCTGAACAAAGTTCTTGCAGTCACTGACAATCTAGATGACAAGTACATTATTGGAAGAGGAGCCCATGGAGTTGTTTACAGAGCCTCTTTAGGGTCAGGCGAAGAATACGCTGTGAAGAAACTCAACTTTGCGGAACACGTACGCGCAAACCAAAATATGAAGAGGGAGATTGAAACAATCGGGCTAGTCAGGCACAGAAATCTAATTCGGTTAGAAAGATTTTGGATGAGGAAAGAAGATGGCTTAATGCTGTATCAGTACATGCCAAATGGAAGCCTGTATGACGTTTTGCACAGGCGTAATCAAGGAGAAGCCATTTTTGACTGGTCTGCACGGTTCAACACAGCCCTTGGGATTGCACACGGACTGGCTTATCTACACCATGATTGTCATCCACCAATCATTCACCGCGACATCAAACCAGAGAACATACTGATGGACTCGGATATGGAGCCTCACATTGGAGATTTTGGATTGTCTCGGATTCTAGATGACTCAAAGGTTTCAACTGCCACCGTTACAGGCACAACTGGGTACATTGCACCAG AAAATGCTTACAAGACAGTGAGGAGCAAGGAATCAGATGTTTACAGTTATGGAGTTGTTTTGCTCGAGCTGGTAACAGGAAAGAGAGCAGTGGACAGATCTTTCCCGGAGGATACCAATATCATGAGCTGGGTCAGATCTGTATTAAGTAGCTACGAAGATGACGATGATACTGCTGGTCCAATCGTTGATCCAACACTTGTGGATGAGCTTCTGGATACGAAGCTTAGGGAACAAGCAATCCAAGTTACAGACTTGGCCCTAAGGTGCACAGACAAGAGGCCGGAGAACAGACCATCCATGAGAGATGTGGTGAAACTTTTGActgatttaaaagattttgtaagaAGCACTTCAGGTTCAGATCAGTAG
- the LOC104740472 gene encoding LOW QUALITY PROTEIN: cleavage stimulation factor subunit 77-like (The sequence of the model RefSeq protein was modified relative to this genomic sequence to represent the inferred CDS: deleted 1 base in 1 codon) — MADNNKYNVEEAEALAKRALHLPISQATPIYEQLLSLYPTSARYWKQYVEAQMAVNNDDATKQIFSRCLLTCLQVPLWQCYIRFIRKVYDKKGAEGQEETTKAFEFMLNYIGTDIASGPIWTEYITFLKSLPALNSYEDSQRLRKVYQRAILTPTHHVEQLWKDYENFENSVNRQLAKGLINEYQPKFNSARAVYRERKKYIEEIDWNMLAVPPTGSSKEEIQWVAWKKFLSFEKGNPQRIDTASSTKRIIYAYEQCLMCLYHYPDVWYDYADWHVKSGSTDAAIKVFQRALKAIPDSELLKYAYAEMEESRGAIQSAKKLYESILGTSTNSLAHIQFLRFLRRAEGVEAARKYFLDARKSPSCTYHVYIAFATMVFCLDKDPKVAHKIFEEGLKLYMSEPVYILEYADFLTRLNDDRNIRALFERALSTLPAEESAEVWKRFIQFEQTYGDLASILKVEQRRKEALSGKGEEGSTPLESSLQDVISRYSYMDLWPCSSKELDHSARQELLVKNLDKKVGKTNLPHGPAAIGSVASSSKVVYPDTSQMVVYDPTKKPDFASSANPVAASASNTFPNIVTATTTATATATHGSASIFDEIPKTTPPALLAFLANLPIVDGPTPNVDVVLSICLQSDLPTGQNVKQSFAAKGNASSQNDPSGPTRSGSQRLSRDRRATKRKDSDRQEEEDTATVQSQPLPTDVFRLRQMRKARGISTSSQTPTGSTSYGSGFSGELSGSTG, encoded by the exons ATGGCTGATAATAATAAGTACAATGTTGAGGAAGCAGAGGCTTTGGCCAAGAGAGCCTTG CATTTACCAATTTCACAGGCGACGCCGATCTATGAGCAGCTTTTGTCACTTTATCCCACTTCT GCGAGATATTGGAAGCAGTATGTGGAGGCACAGATGGCTGTAAACAATGATGATGCTACGAAACAGATATTTAGTCGTTGTCTGTTGACCTGCCTTCAAGTTCCTCTCTG GCAATGTTACATTCGGTTCATCAGAAAGGTCTATGACAAGAAGGGAGCTGAGGGTCAAGAGGAGACCACGAAGGCTTTCGAGTTTATGCTTAACTATATCG GTACAGACATAGCATCTGGGCCTATATGGACCGAGTACATTACCTTTTTAAAATCTCTTCCG GCTCTTAACTCCTACGAAGATTCGCAACGACTCCGAAAAGTGTATCAGAGAGCTATATTAACTCCTACCCACCACGTTGAACAACTTTGGAAAGATTATGAG AACTTCGAAAATTCGGTTAACCGTCAATTG GCAAAAGGACTTATAAATGAGTATCAACCAAAATTTAACAGCGCAAGAGCTGTATATAGGGAGCGCAAGAAGTACATTGAAGAAATTGATTGGAACATGCTTGCTGTCCCACCAACAGGATCTTCCAAG GAAGAAATTCAGTGGGTGGCCTGGAAAAAGTTTTTATCCTTTGAAAA AGGAAACCCTCAAAGGATTGACACGGCCTCGTCAACTAAGCGGATTATATATGCCTATGAACAG TGTCTGATGTGTTTATATCACTATCCTGATGTATGGTATGACTATGCGGACTGGCACGTAAAATCTGGTTCTACAGATGCCGCAATCAAAGTATTTCAGCGAGCCCTTAAAGCCATTCCTG ATTCAGAACTGTTGAAATATGCTTATGCCGAGATGGAGGAATCTCGTGGGGCAATTCAG TCAGCAAAGAAATTGTATGAAAGCATTTTGGGAACTAGCACAAATTCTTTGGCACATATACAA TTTCTTCGCTTTCTCCGGAGGGCCGAGGGTGTTGAAGCTGCTCGCAAGTACTTTTTAGACGCTAGAAAATCTCCTAGCTGCACATATCATGTGTATATTGCTTTTGCTACGATGGTCTTTTGTCTTGACAAGGATCCAAAG GTTGCTCATAAGATCTTTGAGGAGGGATTGAAACTCTATATGAGTGAACCTGTTTACATCCTTGA GTATGCAGATTTCTTGACTAGATTGAATGATGATAGAAATATCAGAGCTCTATTTGAGCGGGCTTTAAGCACATTACCAGCTGAAGAATCTGCTGAG GTCTGGAAGAGATTCATACAGTTCGAGCAAACATATGGAGATCTTGCTAGCATTCTAAAG GTTGAGCAGAGAAGGAAAGAAGCACTTTCTGGAAAAGGGGAAGAGGGATCTACTCCTCTAGAGAGTTCACTTCAAGATGTTATTTCTCGGTACAGTTACATGGATCTTTGGCCATGCAGTTCTAAGGAGCTTGATCATTCAGCCAGACAAGAG TTGCTTGTGAAGAATCTGGATAAGAAAGTAGGGAAGACAAATCTACCTCATGGTCCTGCAGCTATAG GTAGTGTAGCTTCTTCGTCGAAAGTTGTTTATCCAGATACATCTCAGATGGTTGTTTATGACCCGACAAAGAAACCAG ATTTTGCTAGTTCTGCAAACCCAGTGGCAGCTTCTGCTTCGAACACCTTCCCAAACATTGTGACTGCGACTACAACTGCAACTGCTACTGCAACTCATGGATCAGCCAGCATATTTGACGAAATACCAAAGACTACTCCACCTGCATTGTTAGCGTTTTTAGCTAACTTGCCTATTGTTGACG GTCCAACACCCAATGTCGATGTTGTTCTGTCGATATGTTTGCAGAGTGACTTACCAACAGGTCAAAATGTAAAGCAGAGTTTCGCTGCTAAAGGCAATGCTTCAAGTCAAAACGATCCCTCGGGTCCAACCCGCAGTGGGTCTCAAAGATTATCAAGAGACAGAAGAGCTACAAAGAGAAAAGATTCAGACA ggcaagaagaagaggatacaGCAACTGTACAAAGCCAGCCTCTGCCCACAGATGTTTTCAGACTAAGGCAGATGCGTAAAGCTCGTGGGATCTCAACATCATCGCAGACACCAACTGGTTCCACGTCGTATGGTAGTGGCTTCTCTGGCGAGCTTTCCGGTAGCACTGGTTAA
- the LOC104743363 gene encoding histone-lysine N-methyltransferase, H3 lysine-9 specific SUVH7-like, with translation MASRITPFDDSKEFHQDGPSTGLPPPLLITPIQTIRPTSADFNEYSDNADTGPSVAPTKLESWQELKDGTYTTTTDLPAPLMITPLQIIRPSCGVNDCSIDVAAGSSTASEKRRPGRPKGSKNKNPTPSTKKSKTEDPNSRKITDIKNFDSGITEAENDTGNRELVESVLTRFDAVRRKFCQEKLAKGILTTADSNCRNMRVQTNKRRRIGPVPGVHIGDIFYYWGEMCLVGLHKQTVAGIDYMTAEDGTKESLATSVVTSSRLYDNQTEDLQWLIYSGHGGKKSLPRDQTLNKGNGALHTSRIKETDVRVIRGKADPCDNGKKVYIYDGLYRVSETYEMIGETGCKEYRFRMERKPDQPNSGYANWKLAEDLRTRGMSTLRRHGFVNQDLSLGKERLRVPLFNDVDEDDNAMPEDFDYITSQDYSSMVPNIHIDGQEELGCQNCQGFSLISLCSGAAVRLPKKFTFHFCCSWCL, from the exons ATGGCCTCAAGAATTACTCCCTTCGATGATTCTAAGGAGTTTCATCAGGATGGTCCTAGTACCGGCCTTCCCCCTCCTCTACTGATCACGCCCATTCAAACTATTAGACCAACATCTGCTGACTTCAACGAATACTCCGATAACGCAGATACCGGTCCAAGTGTTGCTCCAACAAAACTAGAATCTTGGCAGGAGTTGAAGGATGGAACCTACACTACAACCACCGACCTTCCTGCTCCGTTAATGATCACCCCTCTGCAGATCATTAGACCATCTTGTGGCGTTAATGACTGCTCCATTGATGTGGCTGCTGGTTCAAGTACTGCTTCAGAAAAACGACGACCTGGCCGACCAAAGggttccaaaaacaaaaacccgaCGCCCTCAACGAAGAAGTCAAAAACAGAAGATCCAAACAGCAGAAAGATTACTGACATTAAAAACTTTGATTCAGGCATAACTGAAGCAGAGAATGATACCGGAAACCGTGAGTTAGTGGAGTCAGTTCTGACGAGGTTTGACGCGGTTAGAAGAAAATTTTGCCAAGAGAAACTCGCAAAAGGTATCCTTACAACGGCTGACAGTAACTGCAGGAATATGAGGGTCCAGACTAACAAGAGAAGGAGGATTGGTCCAGTCCCTGGAGTACATATAGGCGATATTTTCTACTATTGGGGTGAAATGTGCTTAGTTGGCCTTCACAAACAAACCGTCGCTGGCATTGACTATATGACGGCAGAAGATGGCACAAAGGAATCTCTTGCAACAAGTGTGGTAACATCATCACGACTGTACGATAACCAAACCGAGGATCTTCAATGGTTGATATACTCCGGACATGGCGGAAAGAAGAGTTTACCTCGTGATCAAACTTTGAACAAGGGGAACGGGGCACTACATACAAGTAGAATAAAAGAGACGGACGTTAGAGTCATCCGAGGCAAAGCCGACCCCTGTGATAATGGTAAAAAGGTATATATCTACGATGGACTTTATCGAGTTTCTGAGACATATGAGATGATAGGAGAAACTGGTTGTAAGGAGTACAGGTTTAGAATGGAGAGGAAACCAGACCAACCTAATTCTGGTTATGCAAACTGGAAATTAGCTGAAGATTTGAGAACGCGTGGCATGAGTACATTGAGGCGGCATGGTTTTGTAAACCAAGATTTGTCTTTGGGAAAAGAGCGTTTACGGGTCCCGCTGTTTAACGATGTCGATGAAGATGACAACGCGATGCCTGAAGACTTTGATTACATCACATCTCAGGACTACTCAAGTATGGTGCCCAATATCCATATCGATGGCCAAGAAGAACTTGGATGCCAGAATTGTCAAG ggttttctttgatttctctatgCTCTGGGGCAGCCGTCCGTCTTCCTAAGAAATTCACTTTCCATTTCTGCTGTTCTTGGTGCCTTTGA